ATATAAGAGTTACTGCCTAGTGAATACTGGGCTACTCTGAGCCATAGCTCAGCCAGTGATTCTGCCTTCACTCCCAAGAAGATTAAAACCATCATTAATTTGGGTAGGTATTTCTCTAAGGTTGGGCTGCAAGCCGTGCTTTACCCAGAGGGTGCTGCGatctgaaaaccagaaagattTCAAGGGCTTCACTTAAAAAGAAGACTGCTGgcctcagcagcagagcacgggagtgctgcagctgccacgTGTGCTGAGGCTCCCCCTGCTCCGTTTCAGACCCACggcgtgtccctgtccctgtcccagccccaggccCAGCCCCGCAGTCCCCGGCAGCGGCGGATGACGCCCTTCTGGAGAGGGGTGTCCCTGAGACCCATCGGAGCCTCGTGCAGGGACAACAGCGAGTGCCTCACCATGCTCTGCAGGTAACCACGCGCAGGGACTGCCTGGGCTGCTCCAAAGGGGATCCAGAGGTCGCTCTGTGCATAAAGATACCAGGAACAGCGATGGGGCAACACACAGACTCTTTAGTAAGCAGAACAAACAGAGCAGAGTCCAGGTCTCCCgagtgccagccccagccctttCACTGCAGCCCCAAATAACCTGGCTGGGCAAAGAGAAGAGAGGGCTCCAGACAGCTTTTAGGCCATTTATAGACCTTCCCAGTAACCCTTCCTTTTAAAGCATGTACTAACGAAAAGTGAAAAATCCTGTATTAATATCTTGCCCTAACTTGATCACTTTAAGGTGATTATTTAAGCTCATAGTTTAGAAAGCAACTACAATATCAAAAGCTATTTAGTTCTCATTAGGCATGAGCAAATTGTCCAACAACATATAAATCGATTAGTTAAAATTATTACTTAATGACTGAAAGGTGATTTTGTGTGGTACCTGTTGTACACACACACCAGCACTCAGAGACAAGACAGAAAATAGTCATTTTCTACTATATGTAAATTGCACTAATGGATAAGTATATACTATTATTAATGAATATTATAtagtatataaaatatgtaataatatatagataatatatatatatcctattattaatgaatattttatacCATATATAgtatatagaatatataatatatagataATATACTGTATGTATATcctattattaattaatattatatactatatacagtatatataacatataataatatataaatcaTATACTGTATGTATAGCCtcttattaattaatattatataCCATATATAGTATGtataatatagaatatatatagaTAATATACTATATGTATATTATCTTATTAATGATgaatattataataaataagcttattttatattataaattatcCGGGTGGTTGGGCTGCTATGCTATGTTTGGAATTCTGATGGAAAGCAAAGACCAAAAAATGAATTAAGCCTGAATAGTTGAGGGGAATACAGAGTGCCtgaacccagcactgctggcacaggggcaCAAAATGTACCTGGGCCCCCTGGCTGagcctgccagggcagccccagccctcagTGCCTcatgatggttttttttttccccccaggaaaAATCGCTGCCTCCTCTCCACGGCCTCGGCGTGAGCTGGCCCCAAGCACAGCCTGCACTGTTACTGCTGACCCTGCTCCACACACTTGGGATGTATTTATTGACTGCTCAGGAGCTGCAAGGGCCTCGAGCAATCAGAGGATTTAATATTTCTGTCACATGTGCTGATGAAAGGACTTCAAGGAGCATCAGAGCATCTCCTCCCACAGCCACGCCTCTGGAGGCCTCTGGCCAAGCTCAATAAAAGGGCTCTGCATCTCCTGCtcgtttgtttttttttgtaatgcttcctattatttatttgaaggtgtgaattaaaatatatgctCAGCAAAGCAGCTTGGTTTTCCTTGTATCTTGGGCAAATGGAtggtgagcacagagctggggctcagTTCCAGCCAGACTTTGGacatttctccttccccctgGCAAGAGCTTAAAGTAGATCAGGCCCCATCTCCTCCCAGTCTAGCTCTTATCAGCCCTCTGATAAAGGCCTGTTGGAAAGAGGGAGCCAAACTGATAATACTGATAGCAATTCCAATATCCTAAATATATCCAGCAATAAGAGGAACGAGAACTATTTACTTTTAATTACTTCTAATCAAATTTACTTAAATACATGTCCTAGGCTGACTTTTGCCACTGACCTTCTCTCCTGTCTTAAAATGAATTGATCAAAATGATGTTTTGATGTGTTGGATGTTGACTTGGAggctgaaagacaaaaaaaaaaaaaaaaaaatcaacaagtCTGGACACACACACTGGATGctacttttcttttgtttcacagAACAGTAGGATCAAGGGAAGAAAATTCTGCCTAAAAAGGCACTTCCAGGGAGGAGAAGGCCCCACAAAACAGATACAAGCACAGGGGGTTGGAAGTTTAATACAGAAAATCTATTTGATATTTATTAAACTTAGTTTCTCCAGTTACAGTTTTGCATTGTACAAAGCATTTTAATGACACAGTAGTTAAAAAGATCTTTACAAATTGAAATGTGATACCCTtttctccaaatattttaattgccataaatttgtttaaaaatacacattaaacGCATGTTTCAGACACTAAACTTTCTATAATCTCAATACCACAAAATACATAGAATATACTATACAGATGTGGAAAAAATCTAGTTAGTATATAATACTTTGCTCACCATTAACAGCTTTATTACGTGAAATGCACATACTGACTTAGAAATCCTAATTTTGAGCCCCAAAGTACCCTTTGAAATTTCAAATGTATTGCaacaaataaaatcacagtttgtttctattttttctggttttggttgAAGACAGATGCCCAAATCTTTtgatagaaaacaaaatgtaacaCATGGACTTGTCATGTACAAAGCATAAAACAGAGACATCCCATTAGTTACTAACAGTACCTTTCTGTAGGATTAATCAGGGCTTCATTTATAAGTGACAGGTTAAAAGTtacctcccctccccagccctcccccaaAAGCAAAACCCCTTCTTCAccaaataataatttcaaataagataaaggatttttaataaatatataagcACTTTATCCTCCATAtacaaaatttttttaaaacaatttaaaaggGGGACCAGATACAAATGTCAGGAACTGTGCTTGGAAAGTCATGCCTGGTCCTTGGAGTAGAGTTTGGGATGTGGAATGCCAAGGCAGCGCCAGGAGCCGGTGCCGGGACGGGGCTGGAGACtggaggcagggagggctggccCAGGAATGGGCACACAGCCACgggcagctcagctctcccagcagggactggagcaggggaagcagGGGCACACCAcgagcccagctcccagctggaaggGCTCCCAGGGCACGCAGGGGCTGAGCCCGAGCTGCCCGGGGCCACCGCGGCCCCTTCCCTGgccagggccagcccagccccgggcacGGCGCCGCGGGCACGGCGCGGTCCCACGGACACTGCCTGCCCGGGAAGCCCCTCCTGGAACTGCTCTGCGTCGGGgtgagctggagagcagagctctgcctcctCTCTCGTCCTTCAGGATGCCCAGCACTGACCTCACTGCTCGGGGACAGGGCATTTCCAGAACACTGACACATCACGGGGAGAAGTTTCAACCCTGACCCAAGGATTTGCCGTGAAGGTAAGAATTTGGAAGTTGTTTACTCCCCAATGGGTAATTCAAACTTGACTTGCTCAGGCCCTTGTGGATCTGCCTC
This is a stretch of genomic DNA from Vidua chalybeata isolate OUT-0048 chromosome 15, bVidCha1 merged haplotype, whole genome shotgun sequence. It encodes these proteins:
- the LEAP2 gene encoding liver-expressed antimicrobial peptide 2, whose protein sequence is MHWWKVMAVLLLCSLLLSQTHGVSLSLSQPQAQPRSPRQRRMTPFWRGVSLRPIGASCRDNSECLTMLCRKNRCLLSTASA